A window from Micromonospora terminaliae encodes these proteins:
- a CDS encoding glycosyltransferase family 4 protein, which produces MTDASSARRWPGSVALVLASSTGGVGQHVRSIARGLTEAGASVLVCGPAATQDQFDFTGAGARFAPVEIPASPTPADARAVAALRRALADPPVDVVHAHGLRAGLVAVLARPAAPLVVTWHNAVLAGGLRGGLSRLAERIVARNVRVALGASADLVDRAAALGAADARLAPVAAPALPAPRRRRAAVRAEFGVTADRPLIVSVGRLHPQKRYDILVDAAARWRTRRPAPLVVIAGSGPAYLQLAARISAARAPVTLLGHRTDVADLLAAADLAVVTSDWEARQLFAQEALGAGVPLVATAVGGLPDLVGDAAVLVPAGDVDAVDAAVRDLLDDEARRADLARRAAARAATWPTEADTTGALVDLYAELTPEHSTGTR; this is translated from the coding sequence ATGACGGACGCCTCGTCGGCGCGGCGGTGGCCCGGCTCGGTGGCCCTGGTGCTCGCCTCCAGCACCGGTGGTGTGGGGCAGCACGTCCGCTCGATCGCCCGGGGCCTGACCGAAGCGGGAGCGTCCGTGCTGGTCTGCGGCCCGGCCGCCACCCAGGACCAGTTCGACTTCACCGGGGCGGGCGCGCGGTTCGCGCCCGTGGAGATCCCGGCCAGCCCCACCCCGGCTGACGCGCGGGCCGTCGCCGCGTTGCGCCGGGCTCTCGCGGATCCGCCGGTCGACGTGGTGCACGCGCACGGGCTGCGCGCCGGCCTGGTCGCCGTGCTCGCCCGGCCGGCCGCCCCGCTCGTGGTCACCTGGCACAACGCCGTGCTGGCCGGCGGGCTGCGCGGCGGGCTGTCCCGGCTCGCCGAGCGGATCGTGGCCCGGAACGTGCGGGTCGCCCTGGGCGCCTCCGCCGACCTGGTCGACCGGGCCGCCGCGCTCGGCGCCGCCGACGCCCGCCTCGCCCCGGTCGCGGCGCCGGCGCTGCCGGCGCCGCGCCGCCGCCGCGCCGCCGTCCGCGCCGAGTTCGGGGTCACCGCCGACCGGCCGCTGATCGTCTCGGTGGGCCGGCTGCACCCGCAGAAGCGGTACGACATCCTCGTCGACGCGGCCGCCCGGTGGCGTACCCGGCGGCCTGCGCCGCTGGTCGTGATCGCCGGCAGCGGGCCCGCGTACCTGCAACTGGCCGCGCGCATCTCGGCCGCCCGGGCGCCGGTGACCCTGCTCGGGCACCGCACCGACGTGGCCGACCTGCTGGCCGCCGCCGACCTCGCCGTGGTGACCAGCGACTGGGAGGCCCGCCAGCTCTTCGCGCAGGAGGCGCTGGGTGCCGGCGTACCGCTGGTGGCGACCGCCGTCGGTGGCCTGCCGGACCTGGTCGGCGACGCGGCGGTGCTGGTACCGGCCGGCGACGTGGACGCCGTCGACGCGGCGGTGCGCGACCTGCTCGACGACGAGGCACGCCGGGCCGACCTGGCCCGCCGGGCCGCGGCCCGGGCCGCGACCTGGCCGACCGAGGCGGACACCACGGGCGCCCTGGTCGACCTCTACGCCGAACTGACGCCCGAGCACTCGACGGGGACCCGGTGA
- a CDS encoding copper transporter, giving the protein MINFRYHVVSLTAVFLALAIGLVVGTAALNGPVADSLKERVNGLSKDNSLMRQSVNSLQKELDMEEDFAAEMAQVILPGKLTGRRVLVLSLPSGRDHTEGVVKMLQLAGANVTARIDVQDKFLNPDSNNNLLELAVTAARPNSVPTAGLPGNGHGVETSSALLASVLLDRPQGSPPVSDADRRAVVQQYATAGYLTPEDKIGGAAEAVVVVSGQPYVDKFSAEKDESVVKIAEQFDRIGAIVVGGMGSAGGNVVAVVRGDPVLSQTISTVDNANTVQGQLVTSLALVQQLTEKKAGQYGVGDNAGGLLPKLPQ; this is encoded by the coding sequence GTGATCAACTTCCGCTACCACGTCGTGTCCCTGACCGCGGTCTTCCTGGCCCTGGCCATCGGCCTGGTGGTCGGCACGGCCGCCCTCAACGGTCCGGTGGCCGATTCGCTCAAGGAGCGGGTCAACGGGCTCAGCAAGGACAACTCGCTGATGCGCCAGTCGGTCAACAGCCTCCAGAAGGAACTGGACATGGAGGAGGACTTCGCCGCCGAGATGGCGCAGGTCATCCTCCCCGGCAAGCTGACCGGCCGGCGCGTGCTGGTGCTCAGCCTGCCCAGCGGGCGCGACCACACCGAGGGTGTCGTGAAGATGCTCCAGCTCGCCGGGGCCAACGTCACGGCCCGCATCGACGTCCAGGACAAGTTCCTCAACCCGGACAGCAACAACAACCTGCTGGAGCTGGCCGTCACCGCCGCACGCCCGAACAGCGTGCCCACCGCCGGCCTGCCCGGCAACGGGCACGGCGTGGAGACCTCCAGCGCCCTGCTGGCCAGCGTGCTGCTGGACCGGCCGCAGGGCAGCCCGCCGGTGAGCGACGCGGACCGCCGGGCGGTCGTGCAGCAGTACGCCACGGCCGGCTACCTCACCCCGGAGGACAAGATCGGCGGCGCCGCGGAGGCGGTCGTGGTGGTCAGCGGCCAGCCCTACGTCGACAAGTTCTCGGCGGAGAAGGACGAGTCGGTGGTGAAGATCGCCGAGCAGTTCGACCGTATCGGCGCGATCGTGGTCGGCGGCATGGGCTCGGCCGGCGGCAACGTGGTCGCCGTGGTCCGGGGTGACCCGGTGCTGTCCCAGACGATCTCGACCGTCGACAACGCCAACACCGTGCAGGGCCAGCTGGTCACCAGCCTCGCCCTCGTGCAGCAGCTGACCGAGAAGAAGGCCGGCCAGTACGGCGTCGGCGACAACGCCGGCGGCCTGCTGCCTAAACTGCCCCAGTGA
- a CDS encoding NUDIX domain-containing protein, with amino-acid sequence MSAVEHRYEVTEHREIWSGRIFSVVSDDVTMPGGGTGTRDYVTHVGAVAVLALDDAGQVVLIRQYRHPVGRHLWELPAGLMDVRGEDLATAAARELAEEADLTAGRIDVLVDLHSSPGFSNEVVRVFLARDLAEVPAAQRHERRDEEADLQVVRVDLDEAVRMVLAGEISNASCVAGLLAAARARETGFAELRRPEAPLPR; translated from the coding sequence GTGAGCGCCGTGGAGCACCGGTACGAGGTGACGGAGCACCGGGAGATCTGGTCGGGCCGGATCTTCTCGGTGGTCAGCGACGACGTCACCATGCCCGGCGGGGGCACCGGCACCCGCGACTACGTGACGCACGTCGGCGCGGTGGCCGTGCTGGCCCTCGACGACGCCGGCCAGGTGGTGCTCATCCGGCAGTACCGGCACCCGGTGGGCCGGCACCTGTGGGAGCTGCCCGCCGGGCTCATGGATGTCCGGGGCGAGGACCTGGCCACCGCGGCGGCCCGTGAGCTGGCCGAGGAGGCCGACCTCACCGCCGGCCGCATCGACGTCCTGGTCGACCTGCACAGCTCGCCCGGCTTCAGCAACGAGGTGGTCCGGGTGTTCCTGGCCCGCGACCTCGCCGAGGTGCCCGCCGCGCAGCGTCACGAGCGGCGCGACGAGGAGGCCGACCTCCAGGTGGTCCGGGTGGACCTCGACGAGGCGGTCCGGATGGTGCTGGCCGGCGAGATCAGCAACGCCTCCTGCGTGGCCGGGCTGCTCGCCGCGGCCCGCGCCCGGGAGACCGGCTTCGCCGAGCTGCGCCGCCCGGAGGCGCCGCTGCCCCGCTGA
- a CDS encoding CTP synthase translates to MAPSARTTRHIFVTGGVASSLGKGLTASSLGNLLSARGLRVVMQKLDPYLNVDPGTMNPFQHGEVFVTEDGAETDLDVGHYERFLDRDLSGKANVTTGQIYSAVIAKERRGEYLGDTVQVIPHITNEIKARILGMADPDADGQVPDVVITEVGGTVGDIESLPFLEAIRQVRHDLGRDNCFYLHVSLVPYLAPSGELKTKPTQHSVAQLRSIGIQPDALVLRCDRDIPDKVKEKLSLYCDVDREAVTAAPDAPSIYDIPKVLHREGLDAYVVRRLGLSFRDVDWTRWDDLLDRVHQPRHTVTVALVGKYVDLPDAYLSVSEAIRAAGFGHRARVQLRWVPSDDCVTPAGAAAALAGVDGIVIPGGFGVRGIEGKIGTARYARENGIPLLGLCLGLQCMTIEVARHLAGLDGANSLEFDEEATHPVIATMADQEDIVAGKGDLGGTMRLGAYPAKLAEGSLVAEAYGSTEVSERHRHRYEVNNAYRDQLTKSGLTISGTSPDGRLVEFVELERNLHPFFVATQAHPELKSRPTRPHPLFAAFVKAAVAYSESDQLPVDLDAPAEAAAKKAGRNGGAATSAKAASAS, encoded by the coding sequence TTGGCCCCTTCAGCACGGACGACCAGGCACATTTTCGTCACCGGGGGCGTCGCCTCCTCGCTGGGTAAGGGCCTCACCGCCTCCAGCCTCGGCAACCTGCTCAGCGCGCGCGGGCTGCGCGTGGTGATGCAGAAGCTCGACCCGTACCTCAACGTCGACCCCGGGACGATGAACCCGTTCCAGCACGGCGAGGTCTTCGTCACCGAGGACGGCGCCGAGACCGACCTCGACGTCGGCCACTACGAGCGGTTCCTCGACCGGGACCTGTCCGGCAAGGCGAACGTCACCACCGGGCAGATCTACTCGGCGGTGATCGCCAAGGAGCGGCGCGGCGAATACCTGGGCGACACGGTCCAGGTCATCCCGCACATCACCAACGAGATCAAGGCGCGGATCCTCGGCATGGCCGACCCGGACGCCGACGGCCAGGTCCCCGACGTGGTGATCACCGAGGTCGGCGGCACGGTCGGCGACATCGAGTCGCTGCCCTTCCTGGAGGCGATCCGCCAGGTCCGCCACGACCTGGGCCGCGACAACTGCTTCTACCTGCACGTCTCGCTGGTGCCCTACCTGGCGCCGTCCGGCGAGCTGAAGACCAAGCCGACCCAGCACTCGGTGGCGCAGCTGCGCAGCATCGGCATCCAGCCCGACGCCCTCGTGCTGCGCTGCGACCGGGACATCCCGGACAAGGTCAAGGAGAAGCTCTCGCTGTACTGCGACGTCGACCGGGAGGCCGTCACGGCCGCCCCGGACGCGCCGAGCATCTACGACATCCCCAAGGTGCTGCACCGCGAGGGCCTCGACGCGTACGTGGTGCGCCGGCTCGGCCTCTCCTTCCGCGACGTGGACTGGACCCGCTGGGACGACCTGCTCGACCGGGTGCACCAGCCGCGCCACACCGTGACCGTGGCGCTGGTCGGCAAGTACGTCGACCTGCCCGACGCGTACCTGTCGGTGAGCGAGGCGATCCGGGCCGCCGGCTTCGGCCACCGGGCCCGCGTGCAGCTGCGCTGGGTGCCCAGCGACGACTGCGTCACCCCGGCCGGCGCGGCGGCGGCCCTGGCCGGCGTCGACGGCATCGTGATCCCCGGCGGCTTCGGCGTCCGCGGCATCGAGGGCAAGATCGGCACCGCCCGGTACGCCCGGGAGAACGGCATCCCGCTGCTCGGCCTCTGCCTCGGCCTCCAGTGCATGACCATCGAGGTCGCGCGCCACCTAGCGGGCCTCGACGGGGCGAACTCGCTGGAGTTCGACGAGGAGGCCACCCACCCGGTCATCGCCACCATGGCCGACCAGGAGGACATCGTCGCCGGCAAGGGCGACCTGGGCGGCACCATGCGGCTCGGCGCGTACCCGGCGAAGCTGGCCGAGGGCTCGCTGGTCGCCGAGGCGTACGGCAGCACCGAGGTCAGCGAGCGGCACCGCCACCGGTACGAGGTGAACAACGCCTACCGCGACCAGCTCACCAAGTCCGGCCTCACCATCTCCGGCACCTCGCCCGACGGCCGGCTGGTCGAGTTCGTCGAGCTGGAGCGGAACCTGCACCCGTTCTTCGTGGCCACCCAGGCGCACCCCGAGCTGAAGAGCCGGCCGACCCGGCCGCACCCGCTGTTCGCCGCGTTCGTGAAGGCCGCCGTGGCGTACTCCGAGTCCGACCAGCTCCCGGTCGACCTGGACGCCCCGGCGGAGGCCGCGGCGAAGAAGGCCGGCCGCAACGGCGGCGCCGCCACGTCGGCCAAGGCGGCGTCCGCGTCGTGA
- the steA gene encoding putative cytokinetic ring protein SteA has protein sequence MRLPTLRRSRSAEPGSVLGTARLDRRTKRLVGRLRPGDIAVIDHVDLDRVAADSLVAVGVAAVLNAKPSVSGRYPNLGPEVLIAAGIPLLDDLGESVFEQIREGDVVRIEGNTVFVGEEPVAHGALQDAETVAKSMADAREGLSVQLEAFAANTMDYLKQERDLLLDGVGVPEIQTRIQGRHCLIVVRGYDYKADLDVLRPYIREFKPVLIGVDGGADALVEAGYTPDMIIGDMDSVTDDVLRCGAEVIVHAYPDGRAPGLPRVEGLGVPAITFPAAATSEDLAMLLADEKGASLLVAVGTHATLVEFLDKGRGGMASTFLTRLKVGGKLVDAKGVSRLYRQSISGSSLLLLILSAVAAMASAVAVSTVGKAYLGVVSEWWDNFVFQLGQIF, from the coding sequence ATGCGTCTACCCACGTTGCGCCGGAGCCGGAGCGCGGAACCGGGCTCGGTCCTCGGCACCGCGCGCCTCGACCGCCGGACGAAACGGCTGGTCGGCCGGCTGCGCCCCGGTGACATCGCGGTCATCGACCACGTCGACCTGGACCGGGTGGCGGCCGACTCGCTGGTCGCCGTCGGTGTCGCCGCCGTGCTCAACGCCAAGCCGTCGGTCTCCGGGCGCTACCCGAACCTCGGCCCCGAGGTGCTGATCGCGGCCGGCATCCCGCTCCTGGACGACCTCGGCGAGAGCGTCTTCGAGCAGATCCGCGAGGGCGACGTGGTGCGCATCGAGGGCAACACGGTGTTCGTCGGCGAGGAGCCGGTCGCGCACGGTGCCCTCCAGGACGCGGAGACCGTGGCCAAGTCGATGGCCGACGCCCGGGAGGGTCTGTCGGTGCAGTTGGAGGCGTTCGCCGCCAACACGATGGACTACCTCAAGCAGGAGCGCGACCTGCTGCTCGACGGCGTGGGCGTGCCGGAGATCCAGACCCGGATCCAGGGCCGGCACTGCCTCATCGTGGTCCGCGGCTACGACTACAAGGCCGACCTGGACGTGCTGCGCCCCTACATCCGGGAGTTCAAGCCGGTGCTGATCGGCGTGGACGGCGGCGCCGACGCGCTGGTCGAGGCCGGCTACACCCCCGACATGATCATCGGCGACATGGACTCGGTCACCGACGACGTGCTGCGCTGCGGCGCCGAGGTGATCGTGCACGCCTACCCGGACGGCCGGGCGCCCGGCCTGCCCCGGGTCGAGGGCCTCGGCGTGCCGGCGATCACCTTCCCGGCCGCGGCCACCAGCGAGGACCTGGCCATGCTGCTGGCCGACGAGAAGGGCGCCTCGCTGCTGGTGGCCGTCGGCACCCACGCCACCCTGGTGGAGTTCCTCGACAAGGGCCGGGGCGGCATGGCCTCGACCTTCCTGACCCGGCTCAAGGTGGGCGGCAAGCTGGTCGACGCCAAGGGCGTGAGCCGGCTCTACCGGCAGAGCATCTCCGGTTCCTCGCTGCTGCTGCTCATCCTCTCGGCGGTGGCCGCGATGGCCTCCGCGGTGGCGGTCTCCACAGTCGGGAAGGCGTATTTGGGTGTGGTGTCGGAGTGGTGGGACAATTTCGTGTTCCAGCTCGGCCAGATCTTCTAG
- the recN gene encoding DNA repair protein RecN, producing MLEELRITGLGVIEDTTLPLTGGMNVITGETGAGKTMVVTGLGLLFGGRADAGRVRAEPGRAVVEGRLRLDGRVAETVHARITDAGGEPDEDGSLLLSRTVTVEGRSRAHLGGRSMPVSMLGEVGEQVVAVHGQSDQLRLLRPAEQRAALDRFAGPEHEKLLDALREAYTRWRAVVDDLADRRRNARERNQEADLLRLGLDEITRVDPQPGEDDELKAEAQRLEHAEGLRTAAQVAQQCVAGGVEAADDSPDATALLGTARRTLEAQAGTDPALGELAARLEEAATLVTDVSAELSTYLAALDADPARLQTVYERRAALRGLTRKYADDVDGVIAWAERARTRLSDLDTSDELLDELDKEAARLAGEVADLAARVSTSRQEAAVRFAEQVTVELAGLAMPHARIDVAVLPRPAGRAEPSLPVNGVEAGVGPDGADEVELRLLAHPGAPALPLQRGASGGELSRVMLAIEVVFAGSGGPPTLVFDEVDAGVGGRAAVEIGRRLARLARSHQVLVVTHLPQVAAFADRHLVVAKDTGGAVTTSGVRVVEDTERARELARMLAGLPDSDLGIAHAEELLAVAAKERRP from the coding sequence GTGCTGGAAGAGCTGCGCATCACCGGACTGGGCGTCATCGAGGACACCACGCTGCCGCTGACCGGCGGGATGAACGTCATCACCGGCGAGACCGGTGCGGGCAAGACCATGGTGGTGACCGGCCTCGGCCTGCTCTTCGGCGGCCGGGCCGATGCCGGCCGGGTGCGGGCCGAGCCGGGCCGCGCCGTGGTGGAGGGCCGGCTGCGCCTGGACGGCCGGGTGGCCGAGACGGTGCACGCCCGGATCACCGACGCGGGCGGCGAGCCCGACGAGGACGGCTCACTGCTGCTGAGCCGCACCGTCACCGTCGAGGGCCGGTCCCGCGCACACCTGGGCGGCCGCAGCATGCCGGTGTCGATGCTGGGCGAGGTCGGCGAGCAGGTGGTGGCCGTGCACGGCCAGTCCGACCAGCTCCGCCTGCTGCGGCCGGCCGAGCAGCGGGCCGCGCTCGACCGGTTCGCCGGCCCGGAGCACGAGAAGCTGCTCGACGCGCTGCGCGAGGCGTACACCCGGTGGCGGGCGGTGGTCGACGACCTGGCCGACCGGCGGCGCAACGCCCGTGAGCGCAACCAGGAGGCCGACCTGCTGCGGCTCGGCCTCGACGAGATCACCCGGGTCGACCCGCAGCCCGGCGAGGACGACGAGCTGAAGGCGGAGGCGCAGCGCCTGGAGCACGCCGAGGGGCTGCGCACCGCGGCCCAGGTGGCGCAGCAGTGCGTGGCCGGCGGCGTGGAGGCGGCCGACGACAGCCCCGACGCCACCGCGCTGCTGGGCACCGCCCGGCGCACGCTGGAGGCGCAGGCCGGCACCGATCCGGCCCTGGGCGAGCTGGCCGCCCGGCTGGAGGAGGCCGCCACCCTGGTCACCGACGTCTCCGCGGAGCTGTCGACCTACCTCGCCGCCCTCGACGCCGACCCGGCCCGCCTGCAGACCGTCTACGAGCGCCGGGCCGCGCTGCGCGGCCTCACCCGGAAGTACGCCGACGACGTCGACGGCGTGATCGCCTGGGCCGAGCGCGCCCGCACCCGGCTGTCCGACCTGGACACCTCCGACGAGCTGCTGGACGAGCTGGACAAGGAGGCGGCCCGGCTCGCCGGCGAGGTGGCCGACCTGGCCGCCCGGGTCTCCACCTCCCGGCAGGAGGCCGCGGTCCGCTTCGCGGAGCAGGTCACCGTCGAGCTGGCCGGGCTGGCCATGCCGCACGCCCGCATCGACGTGGCCGTGCTGCCCAGGCCGGCCGGGCGGGCCGAGCCGAGCCTGCCGGTCAACGGGGTCGAGGCCGGCGTGGGGCCGGACGGGGCCGACGAGGTGGAGCTGCGCCTGCTGGCCCACCCGGGCGCGCCCGCGCTGCCGCTGCAGCGAGGCGCCTCCGGCGGCGAGCTGTCCCGCGTGATGCTCGCCATCGAGGTGGTCTTCGCCGGCTCCGGCGGGCCGCCCACGCTGGTCTTCGACGAGGTCGACGCCGGCGTCGGCGGGCGGGCCGCCGTGGAGATCGGCCGGCGGCTGGCCCGGCTGGCCCGCAGCCACCAGGTGCTGGTGGTCACCCACCTGCCCCAGGTCGCGGCGTTCGCCGACCGGCACCTCGTGGTGGCGAAGGACACCGGGGGAGCGGTCACCACGAGCGGCGTGCGGGTGGTGGAGGACACCGAGCGGGCCCGGGAGCTGGCGCGGATGCTCGCCGGTTTGCCGGACTCGGATCTGGGTATCGCCCATGCCGAGGAACTCCTGGCCGTGGCGGCCAAGGAAAGGCGCCCGTGA
- a CDS encoding helix-turn-helix domain-containing protein, producing the protein MLDVIGLTPDEERLYRCLVQLTTATVGELTERLGLPRADLLAQLEALRGKGLVLPPGPEPDAPLRPLAPDVPLGEALLRRQEALESARAAVTQLTEEYRAGMRRHDAGHLVEVVTGARALRERLRDLQNGARAEVLWFCRANPLAMAGQENVEEFDALARGVRYRAIYEREMLLEPGALADVEQGVRAGEQARVLDRLPVRLAIVDGRTAVCPLVPERGSGEPTAAVIGRSQLLDALVALFESHWLMATPVSSSAAPIEDRAGGGYRPDAEEVRLLSLFVAGVPDKSIASQLGVSRRTVQRRLADLMAVAGVDTRPGLAYQAARRGWL; encoded by the coding sequence GTGCTGGACGTGATCGGCCTGACCCCGGACGAGGAGCGGCTCTACCGCTGCCTCGTGCAGCTCACGACGGCGACGGTCGGGGAGCTGACCGAGCGGTTGGGCCTCCCCCGGGCGGACCTGCTGGCCCAGCTCGAAGCCCTGCGCGGCAAGGGACTCGTGCTGCCGCCCGGACCGGAGCCCGACGCGCCGCTGCGGCCGCTGGCGCCCGACGTCCCGCTCGGCGAGGCGCTGCTGCGCCGCCAGGAGGCGCTCGAGTCGGCCCGCGCGGCGGTCACCCAGCTCACCGAGGAGTACCGGGCCGGGATGCGCCGGCACGACGCCGGGCACCTCGTCGAGGTCGTCACGGGCGCCCGGGCGCTGCGCGAGCGGCTGCGCGACCTGCAGAACGGCGCCCGGGCCGAGGTGCTCTGGTTCTGCCGGGCGAATCCCCTGGCCATGGCCGGCCAGGAGAACGTCGAGGAGTTCGACGCGCTGGCCCGCGGGGTCCGCTACCGGGCCATCTACGAGCGCGAGATGCTCCTCGAACCGGGCGCGCTCGCGGACGTCGAGCAGGGCGTACGTGCCGGCGAACAGGCCCGCGTCCTCGACCGGCTGCCGGTCCGGCTGGCCATCGTGGACGGCCGGACGGCGGTGTGCCCGCTGGTGCCCGAGCGGGGCAGCGGTGAACCGACCGCCGCGGTCATCGGCCGCAGCCAGCTGCTGGACGCGCTGGTCGCCCTCTTCGAGAGCCACTGGCTGATGGCGACGCCGGTGAGCTCGTCCGCCGCGCCGATCGAGGACCGGGCGGGCGGGGGGTACCGGCCGGACGCCGAGGAGGTCCGGCTGCTGTCGCTCTTCGTGGCCGGGGTGCCGGACAAGTCCATCGCCTCGCAGCTCGGCGTGAGCCGCCGCACGGTGCAGCGACGTCTCGCCGACCTGATGGCCGTGGCCGGGGTCGACACCCGGCCGGGTCTGGCCTACCAGGCCGCCCGCCGCGGCTGGCTCTGA
- the murJ gene encoding murein biosynthesis integral membrane protein MurJ, whose product MTKPALLAGAGRVAGAAALIAVLTVVSRLAGFGRTAVFTWTLAPTDLGGAYVVANNLPNFIFEIVAGGALASLVVPLLAGAVDAGDRRAVAATTGALLTWVLALLVPLAVLVALLADPLVALQGSGLSEVQQETGARMLRLFAPQLPLYGVGIVLTGVLQAHRRFAWPVIAPLLSSVTVIAVYLGFTAAEGRLATVGRVSGGGELLLAGGTTLGVVVLSLSLLVPLRGLRLPLRPGFRFPADARARVGGLAVAGVVTVGAQQVALMVVLNQVSYGSAADPGIYNIAQTIYFLPWSVLAVPLAVAAYPTLAAARAAGDERTYRTTLAPAVRGVVLFSLLGAAALVGTAIPVGHFFFTGEAARTAAAGIAGFAPGLVGYGLFAVLTRALYARGEARAATVATAVGWLTVPVLAVLLGHALPVQHRVPAVTLATSGGMLVLGALLIAAVVRSAGRDALAGVGRAGAAGLLAAAVAGLGGAATARGLAGLTDGTPTTAEALGQGMLSGVVVGALFLAVAWSADARDVRPLLAAVTRRLGRRRPPGGGDGTREDHRPGERGDGKETVSS is encoded by the coding sequence GTGACGAAACCGGCACTCCTCGCCGGCGCCGGCCGCGTGGCCGGAGCGGCCGCCCTCATCGCCGTCCTCACCGTGGTCAGCCGGCTCGCCGGCTTCGGCCGCACCGCCGTGTTCACCTGGACGCTCGCCCCCACCGACCTCGGTGGCGCGTACGTGGTGGCGAACAACCTGCCGAACTTCATCTTCGAGATCGTCGCCGGCGGCGCGCTGGCCAGCCTGGTCGTACCGCTGCTGGCCGGCGCCGTCGACGCGGGCGACCGGCGGGCCGTGGCCGCCACCACCGGGGCCCTGCTCACCTGGGTGCTGGCCCTGCTGGTGCCCCTCGCGGTGCTGGTCGCGCTGCTCGCCGACCCGCTGGTCGCGCTGCAGGGGTCCGGCCTGAGCGAGGTGCAGCAGGAGACCGGGGCGCGGATGCTGCGGCTGTTCGCCCCCCAGCTGCCGCTCTACGGCGTCGGCATCGTGCTGACCGGAGTGCTCCAGGCACACCGGCGCTTCGCCTGGCCGGTGATCGCCCCGCTGCTGTCCAGCGTCACCGTCATCGCCGTCTACCTCGGCTTCACCGCCGCGGAGGGGCGGCTGGCGACCGTCGGGCGGGTGAGTGGGGGAGGCGAGCTGCTGCTGGCGGGCGGCACCACCCTCGGCGTCGTGGTGCTCTCGCTCTCGCTGCTCGTCCCGCTACGCGGGCTGCGGCTACCGCTGCGCCCGGGCTTCCGGTTCCCCGCCGACGCCCGGGCCCGCGTCGGCGGGCTGGCCGTCGCCGGGGTGGTCACCGTCGGCGCCCAGCAGGTCGCCCTGATGGTCGTGCTCAACCAGGTCTCCTACGGGTCGGCGGCCGACCCGGGCATCTACAACATCGCCCAGACGATCTACTTCCTGCCCTGGTCGGTGCTGGCGGTGCCGCTCGCGGTGGCCGCGTACCCGACGCTGGCCGCGGCTCGAGCGGCCGGCGACGAGCGGACCTACCGCACGACGCTGGCCCCGGCCGTGCGCGGGGTGGTGCTGTTCAGCCTGCTCGGCGCCGCCGCCCTGGTCGGCACGGCGATCCCGGTCGGGCACTTCTTCTTCACCGGCGAGGCGGCGCGCACCGCGGCGGCCGGTATCGCCGGCTTCGCCCCCGGGCTGGTCGGCTACGGCCTCTTCGCCGTGCTCACCCGCGCGCTCTACGCCCGCGGCGAGGCCCGGGCGGCCACGGTCGCCACCGCGGTGGGCTGGCTGACCGTGCCCGTCCTGGCGGTCCTGCTCGGGCACGCCCTGCCCGTGCAGCACCGCGTGCCGGCCGTGACCCTGGCCACCTCCGGTGGCATGCTCGTGCTCGGCGCGCTGCTCATCGCCGCCGTGGTCCGCTCCGCGGGCCGGGACGCCCTGGCCGGTGTCGGCCGGGCCGGAGCCGCCGGCCTGCTCGCCGCCGCGGTCGCCGGCCTCGGCGGCGCGGCCACCGCGCGGGGACTCGCCGGGCTCACCGACGGCACCCCGACGACAGCGGAGGCCCTCGGTCAGGGCATGCTGTCCGGGGTCGTGGTCGGCGCCCTGTTCCTCGCCGTCGCCTGGTCGGCCGACGCCCGCGACGTCCGGCCGCTGCTCGCGGCGGTGACCCGCCGGCTCGGCCGGCGACGCCCTCCCGGCGGGGGCGACGGCACGCGGGAGGACCACCGCCCCGGCGAGCGGGGCGACGGAAAGGAGACCGTTTCCTCATGA
- a CDS encoding TM2 domain-containing protein: MTTPPYQQYPQGVSDKSKVVAGILGILLGSFGAGRFYTGHTKIAVAQLLVSLFTCFIGGIWGFIDGILILVNGGTDAQGRPLRD, encoded by the coding sequence ATGACCACTCCTCCTTACCAGCAGTACCCGCAGGGCGTCTCGGACAAGAGCAAGGTCGTCGCGGGCATCCTGGGCATTCTGCTCGGCAGCTTCGGCGCCGGCCGGTTCTACACGGGCCACACCAAGATCGCGGTGGCCCAGCTGCTCGTCAGCCTCTTCACCTGCTTCATCGGCGGCATCTGGGGCTTCATCGACGGCATCCTGATCCTGGTCAACGGTGGCACCGACGCCCAGGGACGTCCCCTGCGCGACTGA